In Pengzhenrongella sicca, a single genomic region encodes these proteins:
- a CDS encoding ExeM/NucH family extracellular endonuclease encodes MQAVTERRVRGAGAVTAAALTALAVSLAGVAPAGAAVSPTSQVVINEVYGGGGNSGATFRSDFIELANTGTTAVDVSGWSVQYGSAAGTSWATTPLTGSIPAGATYLVQQATGAGGTVDLPAPDATGTLAMSGTAGKVALSSSASALTCATTACATAADVVDLVGYGATATAFAGTGPAPAPSNTNSISRTAFANTANNAADFLAGAPTPQPSGATGEEPGDPVAATILEIQGPGATSPLAGQAVITTGVVTAAYPTGGYFGFAIQTPGSGGDTDLAARTSSDGLFVYQASGGAPTVAIGDHVQVTGTVSEFAGLTELTVADATGYEVLPDAAAPVAPVTVAWPATDADREKLESMLFAPTGAYTVTDTYSTNQYGEVGLAFGDTPLVQPTEVGAPGSAEAAATAESNAARGVVLDDGASTNFLSAANTGQTPPYVSLTNPVRVGAAAQFSRPVVVDYRNDTWKLNPTAQVTSATADADRVTFKNTRTDAPDATALAGADLTVASFNVLNYFTTLGADVAGCTPYADRAGTGITVRECPGNGPRGAWDGASLQRQQDKIVTAINATEADVVGLMEIENSAAVDGVASTDEALAALTDALNAAAGAGTWAFVPSSADLPDPAEQDVITNALIYRPAAVERVGASRALGDQSGDGQAFVNAREPIGQAFAPVGGGEAFFVAVNHFKSKGSAGPLPGDADAGDGQGASNASRVAQATAVRDWVPTVLDDYADPIEDVALLGDFNSYTQEDPLQVLYAAGYTDAGSAFAAGQYSYSFSGQSGSLDHVLLNEGFRARATGADIWEINSPESVALEYSRYNAHGTLFYDTSAYRSSDHDPVVVGFAATETVAVNLLNINDFHGRIDANTVKFAGTVEQLRAAGGEDSTLFLSAGDNIGASLFASSSQQDQPTIDVLNELELAASAVGNHEFDQGYADLTDRVIAGGTNATWDYLGANVYTAGTTTPALDEYALFEVSGLTVGVIGTVTEETPSLVSPGGISTLDFGDPVEAVNRVAAQLSDGDPANGEADVLVAEYHEGASAGTPDGATLEQEIAAGGAFAEIVTETAPEVDAIFTGHTHKQYAWSAPVPGVEGATRPILQTGNYGEFIGQIVLSVDAETGEVTAHTEQNVARTTVADADLVAAYPRVAAVKSTVDAALAAAAVIGNQPVGAVTADITTAFAGTPPVRDDRSSESTLGNLVANSLRESLADDARGGAEIGVVNPGGLRSDLLYAPDGVVTYAEANAVLPFVNNLWTTSLTGAQFKVLLEQQWQRDASGNVPTRPYLQLGLSDNVSYTYDATLAEGSRITSISVDGAPIDPAAAYRVGTFSFLAQGGDNFRVFTEGTDTRDSGLIDRDAWIDYLGANNPVSPSFARHAVAVAGLPAEAEQGAQVAVEVSKLDLTSLGSPANTTLTATWEGSAAAPVEFGVTAGAASVAVAVPADISGAATLVLVAAPSGTTVRLPITVTDSVATTTTALALSTTSATYGSAVTATATVTGATTGQVTFSWDGTSRTVELVGGVATTTLPATLAVGSYQVVAAFLGTADAAPSTSAPATLTVAGRASTTDVTVVPGTTFQGLPTLVLASVRSAGRAAQGQVQVQVDGNVVATRSLALGLTAVVLPGNLAVGTHRVTVSYLGNATTAPSSDTATLTVKKWWWQR; translated from the coding sequence ATGCAGGCAGTGACTGAACGTCGAGTCCGGGGGGCGGGTGCCGTGACGGCAGCCGCCCTCACCGCGCTAGCCGTGAGCCTCGCGGGGGTGGCGCCGGCTGGGGCCGCCGTCTCGCCCACGAGCCAGGTCGTGATCAACGAGGTCTACGGCGGCGGCGGCAACTCGGGAGCGACGTTCCGCAGCGACTTCATCGAGCTCGCCAACACCGGGACGACGGCGGTCGACGTGTCCGGCTGGTCCGTCCAGTACGGCTCCGCCGCGGGCACGTCCTGGGCCACGACCCCGCTCACAGGCTCGATCCCGGCCGGCGCGACCTACCTCGTCCAGCAGGCCACCGGGGCCGGCGGCACCGTCGACCTCCCCGCGCCGGACGCGACGGGCACCCTCGCGATGAGCGGCACCGCCGGCAAGGTCGCGCTCTCGTCCAGCGCGTCCGCCCTCACGTGCGCCACGACGGCGTGCGCCACGGCCGCCGACGTCGTCGACCTCGTCGGCTACGGCGCCACCGCCACGGCCTTCGCGGGGACCGGGCCCGCCCCGGCGCCCAGCAACACGAACTCGATCTCCCGCACGGCGTTCGCGAACACCGCGAACAACGCCGCCGACTTCCTCGCCGGCGCCCCGACCCCGCAGCCGTCCGGCGCGACCGGCGAGGAGCCCGGCGACCCCGTCGCGGCGACCATCCTCGAGATCCAGGGCCCGGGCGCCACCAGCCCGCTCGCCGGCCAGGCCGTGATCACCACTGGCGTCGTCACTGCGGCCTACCCGACCGGCGGGTACTTCGGGTTCGCGATCCAGACCCCCGGCTCGGGCGGCGACACGGACCTCGCGGCCCGGACGTCGTCGGACGGCCTGTTCGTCTACCAGGCCAGCGGCGGCGCACCCACCGTCGCGATCGGCGACCACGTGCAGGTCACCGGCACCGTCAGCGAGTTCGCCGGCCTCACCGAGCTCACGGTCGCCGACGCCACCGGGTACGAGGTGCTGCCCGACGCGGCGGCGCCGGTCGCACCCGTGACCGTCGCGTGGCCCGCGACCGACGCCGACCGCGAGAAGCTCGAGTCCATGCTGTTCGCCCCCACCGGCGCGTACACGGTGACCGACACCTACTCCACCAACCAGTACGGCGAGGTCGGCCTCGCGTTCGGCGACACGCCGCTCGTGCAGCCGACCGAGGTCGGCGCGCCCGGCTCGGCCGAGGCCGCGGCGACGGCCGAGAGCAACGCCGCGCGCGGCGTCGTCCTCGACGACGGCGCCTCGACGAACTTCCTCAGCGCCGCGAACACCGGCCAGACGCCGCCGTACGTGTCCCTGACGAACCCCGTCCGGGTCGGCGCGGCGGCGCAGTTCTCCCGCCCCGTCGTCGTCGACTACCGCAACGACACCTGGAAGCTGAACCCGACCGCGCAGGTCACGTCCGCCACGGCCGACGCGGACCGCGTGACGTTCAAGAACACCCGGACCGACGCCCCCGACGCCACGGCGCTCGCGGGCGCGGACCTCACCGTCGCGTCGTTCAACGTGCTCAACTACTTCACCACCCTCGGGGCCGACGTCGCGGGCTGCACCCCGTACGCCGACCGCGCGGGCACCGGCATCACCGTGCGCGAGTGCCCGGGCAACGGCCCGCGCGGCGCGTGGGACGGCGCGAGCCTGCAGCGCCAGCAGGACAAGATCGTCACGGCGATCAACGCGACCGAGGCCGACGTCGTCGGCCTGATGGAGATCGAGAACTCCGCGGCCGTCGACGGCGTCGCGAGCACCGACGAGGCGCTCGCGGCCCTGACCGACGCCCTCAACGCCGCGGCCGGCGCGGGCACCTGGGCCTTCGTGCCGTCGTCGGCCGACCTGCCGGACCCGGCCGAGCAGGACGTCATCACCAACGCGCTGATCTACCGCCCCGCGGCGGTCGAGCGCGTCGGTGCCTCCCGCGCGCTGGGCGACCAGAGCGGCGACGGCCAGGCGTTCGTGAACGCGCGCGAGCCGATCGGCCAGGCGTTCGCGCCGGTCGGCGGCGGCGAGGCGTTCTTCGTCGCGGTCAACCACTTCAAGTCCAAGGGCTCGGCCGGCCCGCTCCCGGGCGACGCCGACGCGGGCGACGGGCAGGGCGCGTCCAACGCGTCCCGCGTCGCGCAGGCCACGGCGGTGCGCGACTGGGTCCCGACGGTGCTCGACGACTACGCCGACCCGATCGAGGACGTCGCGCTGCTCGGCGACTTCAACTCCTACACGCAGGAGGACCCGCTGCAGGTGCTCTACGCCGCCGGGTACACCGACGCGGGGAGCGCGTTCGCCGCGGGCCAGTACTCGTACAGCTTCTCGGGCCAGTCCGGGTCGCTCGACCACGTGCTGCTCAACGAGGGCTTCCGGGCGCGCGCCACGGGCGCGGACATCTGGGAGATCAACTCGCCCGAGTCGGTCGCGCTCGAGTACAGCCGGTACAACGCGCACGGCACGCTGTTCTACGACACGTCCGCCTACCGCTCCTCCGACCACGACCCGGTCGTCGTCGGCTTCGCGGCCACCGAGACCGTCGCGGTGAACCTGCTCAACATCAACGACTTCCACGGCCGGATCGACGCGAACACCGTGAAGTTCGCGGGCACGGTCGAGCAGCTGCGGGCCGCCGGCGGCGAGGACAGCACGCTGTTCCTGTCGGCGGGGGACAACATCGGCGCGTCGCTGTTCGCGTCGTCGTCCCAGCAGGACCAGCCGACCATCGACGTGCTGAACGAGCTCGAGCTGGCGGCCTCCGCCGTCGGCAACCACGAGTTCGACCAGGGCTACGCCGACCTCACCGACCGGGTGATCGCCGGCGGCACCAACGCGACCTGGGACTACCTGGGCGCGAACGTGTACACGGCGGGCACCACGACGCCGGCGCTCGACGAGTACGCGCTGTTCGAGGTGAGTGGCCTCACGGTCGGCGTGATCGGGACGGTCACCGAGGAGACGCCCTCGCTGGTCTCGCCCGGCGGCATCTCCACCCTGGACTTCGGTGACCCCGTCGAGGCCGTCAACCGCGTCGCCGCCCAGCTCAGCGACGGCGACCCGGCCAACGGCGAGGCGGACGTGCTCGTCGCCGAGTATCACGAGGGCGCCTCCGCCGGCACGCCGGACGGGGCGACGCTCGAGCAGGAGATCGCCGCGGGCGGCGCGTTCGCCGAGATCGTCACCGAGACCGCGCCGGAGGTCGACGCGATCTTCACCGGCCACACGCACAAGCAGTACGCGTGGTCGGCGCCCGTCCCGGGGGTCGAGGGTGCCACCCGGCCGATCCTGCAGACCGGCAACTACGGCGAGTTCATCGGCCAGATCGTGCTCTCGGTGGACGCCGAGACCGGCGAGGTGACCGCCCACACGGAGCAGAACGTGGCCCGCACGACGGTCGCCGACGCCGACCTGGTCGCCGCCTACCCGCGCGTCGCCGCGGTCAAGTCCACGGTCGACGCCGCGCTCGCGGCCGCCGCTGTGATCGGCAACCAGCCGGTCGGGGCGGTCACCGCCGACATCACGACGGCGTTCGCCGGCACCCCGCCGGTGCGTGACGACCGGTCGTCCGAGTCGACCCTCGGGAACCTCGTGGCGAACTCGCTGCGGGAGTCCCTGGCCGACGACGCCCGCGGCGGCGCCGAGATCGGCGTCGTCAACCCGGGCGGGCTGCGGAGCGACCTGCTCTACGCCCCCGACGGCGTCGTGACGTACGCCGAGGCCAACGCCGTGCTGCCGTTCGTGAACAACCTCTGGACCACGAGCCTGACCGGCGCGCAGTTCAAGGTGCTGCTCGAGCAGCAGTGGCAGCGCGACGCGTCGGGCAACGTCCCGACCCGGCCCTACCTGCAGCTCGGCCTGTCGGACAACGTCTCGTACACCTACGACGCCACGCTTGCCGAGGGCAGCCGGATCACCAGCATCTCGGTGGACGGCGCGCCGATCGACCCGGCGGCCGCCTACCGGGTCGGGACGTTCAGCTTCCTGGCCCAGGGCGGGGACAACTTCCGGGTCTTCACCGAGGGCACCGACACCCGGGACTCCGGCCTGATCGACCGGGACGCGTGGATCGACTACCTCGGCGCGAACAACCCGGTCAGCCCGAGCTTCGCGCGGCACGCGGTCGCGGTCGCGGGTCTGCCGGCCGAGGCCGAGCAGGGTGCGCAGGTCGCGGTCGAGGTCTCGAAGCTCGACCTGACCTCGCTGGGCAGCCCGGCGAACACGACGCTCACCGCGACGTGGGAGGGCAGCGCCGCCGCCCCGGTGGAGTTCGGTGTCACGGCCGGCGCGGCGTCGGTCGCGGTCGCGGTCCCGGCCGACATCTCGGGTGCGGCGACGCTCGTGCTGGTCGCGGCGCCGTCGGGCACGACCGTGCGGCTGCCGATCACGGTCACCGACTCGGTCGCGACGACGACGACGGCGCTCGCGCTCTCGACGACGTCGGCCACCTACGGATCGGCGGTCACCGCGACGGCGACCGTCACGGGGGCCACGACCGGGCAGGTGACGTTCAGCTGGGACGGGACGAGCCGGACTGTGGAGCTCGTCGGGGGCGTGGCGACCACCACGCTGCCGGCCACGCTCGCCGTCGGCAGCTACCAGGTGGTGGCGGCGTTCCTCGGGACGGCCGACGCCGCGCCGAGCACGTCCGCCCCGGCGACCCTGACCGTCGCGGGCCGGGCCTCGACGACTGACGTGACCGTCGTGCCCGGCACGACGTTCCAGGGCCTGCCGACGCTCGTGCTCGCGTCGGTGCGGTCCGCCGGCCGGGCCGCGCAGGGCCAGGTGCAGGTGCAGGTCGACGGGAACGTCGTCGCGACCCGCTCGTTGGCGCTGGGGCTGACCGCCGTGGTGCTGCCGGGCAACCTGGCGGTGGGCACCCACCGGGTCACGGTGAGCTACCTCGGCAACGCGACCACCGCGCCGTCGTCGGACACGGCGACGCTGACGGTCAAGAAGTGGTGGTGGCAGCGCTGA
- a CDS encoding exodeoxyribonuclease III has translation MLTIATANVNGIRAAFKRGMGGWLDDRKPDVLLLQEVRAPDALLADFFPAGWHLAHSEAEAKGRAGVGIASRLPMSAIRIGLGQGVPTNTGRWVEADLELPEGGALTVVSAYLHSGTVGTPSMDEKYAFLDLVSARLAELTAGGGRVVVGGDLNIAHAAVDIKNWKGNLKAAGFLPAERAYLDRWFGAGWRDLGRELGGDGPGPYTWWSWRGKAFDNDSGWRIDYQLATAALADAARTATVDRAPAYDQRWSDHAPLVVEYDL, from the coding sequence GTGCTGACCATCGCGACCGCCAACGTCAACGGGATTCGGGCTGCCTTCAAGCGGGGGATGGGCGGGTGGCTCGACGACCGCAAGCCCGACGTGCTGCTGCTGCAGGAGGTCCGGGCGCCCGACGCGCTGCTCGCCGACTTCTTCCCGGCGGGCTGGCACCTCGCGCACTCCGAAGCCGAGGCCAAGGGCCGCGCCGGCGTCGGGATCGCGTCGCGGCTGCCCATGAGCGCGATCCGGATCGGGCTCGGCCAGGGCGTGCCCACCAACACGGGCCGCTGGGTCGAGGCCGACCTCGAGCTGCCCGAGGGCGGCGCGCTCACCGTCGTGTCGGCCTACCTGCACTCGGGCACCGTCGGCACGCCCTCGATGGACGAGAAGTACGCGTTCCTCGACCTGGTCTCGGCGCGCCTGGCGGAGCTGACCGCGGGCGGCGGGCGCGTCGTCGTCGGCGGCGACCTCAACATCGCGCACGCCGCGGTGGACATCAAGAACTGGAAGGGCAACCTCAAGGCCGCGGGCTTCCTGCCGGCCGAGCGCGCCTACCTCGACCGCTGGTTCGGCGCGGGCTGGCGCGACCTGGGCCGCGAGCTCGGCGGCGACGGCCCCGGCCCGTACACGTGGTGGTCGTGGCGCGGCAAGGCGTTCGACAACGACTCCGGCTGGCGCATCGACTACCAGCTCGCGACGGCCGCGCTCGCGGACGCCGCGCGCACCGCGACCGTCGACCGCGCGCCGGCCTACGACCAGCGCTGGAGCGACCACGCACCGCTGGTGGTCGAGTACGACCTGTAG
- a CDS encoding ABC transporter permease: MTGLVGAVVEAWDELRIHKLRVLLALIGVAVAVCAITGITAAAQMMSQVLTEQAERDGGRDTTLSVSAYPMGSTAPTSAQYETEFARVVERYGIEYATRELYTQLTFRFPTGAVSVQAQVVDPDYGLMRRIQPVHGAFFVAADADRLAPALVVNEAFLAQLGVSDLSSHPTIMLGGQTPVRSTIIGVVADRYDDEPPTTFLLYDHFARWATPDPMYGPVVPSLSLWVPPALADELSASIVRDLGAALPGTQTDVYPQGGGFAALEGGVRWVITGIGGVALLLGGLGLVNIALVTVRYRIREIGIRRSFGATSGRIFFGVLMESVVATAVAGVVGVMAAIVIIKNIPIEQVFGVALDDIPPFPTSAALIGMACATAVGALAGLIPATVAVRVKVIDAIRY, translated from the coding sequence GTGACCGGCCTCGTCGGCGCCGTCGTCGAGGCCTGGGACGAGCTGCGGATCCACAAGCTGCGCGTGCTGCTCGCGCTCATCGGGGTCGCCGTGGCGGTCTGCGCGATCACCGGCATCACCGCCGCGGCGCAGATGATGAGCCAGGTGCTCACCGAGCAGGCCGAGCGCGACGGCGGCCGCGACACCACGCTCAGCGTCTCGGCGTACCCGATGGGGTCGACGGCGCCGACGTCGGCGCAGTACGAGACGGAGTTCGCGCGGGTGGTCGAGCGGTACGGCATCGAGTACGCCACCCGCGAGCTGTACACGCAGCTGACGTTCCGCTTCCCGACGGGCGCGGTCAGCGTCCAGGCGCAGGTCGTCGACCCCGACTACGGGCTGATGCGCCGGATCCAGCCGGTGCACGGCGCCTTCTTCGTCGCGGCCGACGCCGACCGCCTCGCCCCCGCGCTCGTGGTGAACGAGGCGTTCCTCGCGCAGCTCGGCGTCAGCGACCTGAGCTCGCACCCGACGATCATGCTCGGCGGGCAGACGCCCGTGCGCAGCACGATCATCGGCGTCGTGGCCGACCGGTACGACGACGAGCCGCCGACCACCTTCCTGCTGTACGACCACTTCGCGCGCTGGGCCACGCCGGACCCGATGTACGGCCCCGTGGTGCCGAGCCTGAGCCTGTGGGTGCCGCCCGCGCTCGCCGACGAGCTCTCGGCGTCGATCGTGCGCGACCTCGGCGCGGCGCTGCCCGGCACGCAGACGGACGTGTACCCGCAGGGCGGCGGCTTCGCTGCCCTCGAGGGCGGCGTCCGCTGGGTCATCACCGGCATCGGCGGCGTCGCGCTCCTGCTCGGCGGCCTAGGGCTGGTCAACATCGCGCTCGTGACCGTGCGGTACCGCATCCGCGAGATCGGGATCCGCCGCAGCTTCGGCGCGACGTCGGGCCGGATCTTCTTCGGCGTGCTCATGGAGTCGGTGGTCGCGACCGCCGTCGCCGGCGTGGTCGGGGTCATGGCGGCGATCGTCATCATCAAGAACATCCCGATCGAGCAGGTGTTCGGCGTCGCGCTCGACGACATCCCGCCGTTCCCGACGTCGGCGGCGCTGATCGGGATGGCGTGCGCGACCGCCGTCGGTGCGCTGGCCGGCCTGATCCCGGCGACGGTCGCGGTCCGCGTCAAGGTCATCGACGCGATCCGCTACTAG
- a CDS encoding ABC transporter ATP-binding protein, with protein MALLELTDVTRSVRLPDDRILAILQGVTLSVDAGEHVAVVGRSGTGKSTLLNILGLLDAPTSGEYVLDGTPIGRLSNRNRARRRGDDFGFVFQQFNLLAGRTALENVAAPLMYARGRAFWRRFTLAAQMLERVGLGDRLETMPEKLSGGEQQRVAIARALVRRPRVILADEPTGALDVETGGEVMTLLDEIASDTGAALIAITHDLAVAARAQRHYRLAGGVLVPIVLNAPGQVTEWIGDLPVSSAVPPSAGEARA; from the coding sequence ATGGCGCTGCTCGAGCTGACCGACGTGACGCGCTCGGTCCGACTGCCGGACGACCGCATCCTCGCGATCCTGCAGGGGGTGACCCTGTCGGTCGACGCGGGCGAGCACGTCGCCGTCGTCGGCCGCTCGGGGACGGGCAAGTCGACGCTGCTGAACATCCTCGGCCTGCTCGACGCGCCGACGTCGGGCGAGTACGTGCTTGACGGCACCCCGATCGGGCGGCTGTCGAACCGCAACCGCGCCCGCCGCCGGGGCGACGACTTCGGGTTCGTGTTCCAGCAGTTCAACCTCCTCGCCGGGCGCACCGCGCTCGAGAACGTCGCCGCCCCGCTGATGTACGCGCGCGGGCGCGCGTTCTGGCGGCGGTTCACCCTGGCGGCGCAGATGCTCGAGCGCGTCGGCCTCGGCGACCGCCTGGAGACGATGCCCGAGAAGCTCTCCGGCGGCGAGCAGCAGCGGGTCGCGATCGCGCGCGCGCTCGTGCGCCGCCCGCGCGTGATCCTCGCCGACGAGCCGACGGGGGCGCTCGACGTCGAGACCGGCGGCGAGGTCATGACGCTGCTCGACGAGATCGCGTCGGACACCGGCGCCGCCCTCATCGCGATCACCCACGACCTCGCCGTCGCCGCGCGTGCGCAGCGGCACTACCGCCTGGCGGGCGGCGTGCTCGTGCCCATCGTGCTGAACGCGCCGGGGCAGGTCACCGAGTGGATCGGCGACCTGCCGGTCTCGTCCGCGGTGCCCCCTTCGGCCGGCGAGGCGCGAGCGTGA
- a CDS encoding efflux RND transporter periplasmic adaptor subunit, with amino-acid sequence MGVTRRIIFPVLRLILWAVIAAALVKIAFAGQTITGGESPLSPSAEIVEPQVAASTGSITNTVTVTGSVVADPAVTVRATMAGTVTKVIVAAGAHVDAGAALLEITLETPVEPTVTTNPETGEQTVRENKPTIKREKVTAPTAGAATLTALKDQVVAVGDSIGAISPGTLSVSGTLTPDQQYRLLTAPTEAQVTLKGGPAPFTCTGLRIGAAPAGDGDGAGETGIDPATGQPLQAASGSVSCAVPTGITAFAGLGADLSITNGSAEGAVVVPVSAVQGSVQTGNVWVVLPDGTQEQRAVGLGLTDGQVVQITSGLVAGDQILEFIPIGDVAGVDGSGAAGGTAMLSGAGG; translated from the coding sequence GTGGGCGTCACCCGCAGGATCATCTTCCCCGTGCTCCGGCTGATCCTGTGGGCCGTGATCGCGGCCGCGCTGGTGAAGATCGCGTTCGCCGGCCAGACCATCACGGGCGGGGAGAGCCCGCTGTCGCCGTCGGCGGAGATCGTGGAACCGCAGGTCGCCGCGTCCACCGGCTCGATCACCAACACGGTCACCGTCACGGGCTCCGTCGTCGCCGACCCGGCCGTGACGGTGCGCGCGACCATGGCCGGCACGGTCACGAAGGTCATCGTCGCGGCCGGCGCGCACGTCGACGCCGGCGCCGCGCTCCTGGAGATCACGCTCGAGACCCCGGTCGAGCCCACCGTGACGACGAACCCCGAGACCGGGGAGCAGACGGTCCGCGAGAACAAGCCCACGATCAAGCGGGAGAAGGTCACGGCGCCGACGGCCGGCGCCGCCACCCTCACCGCGCTCAAGGACCAGGTAGTCGCCGTCGGCGACTCGATCGGCGCGATCTCGCCCGGGACCCTGTCGGTCTCCGGCACGCTGACCCCCGACCAGCAGTACCGCCTGCTCACCGCCCCGACCGAGGCGCAGGTGACGCTCAAGGGCGGCCCGGCGCCGTTCACCTGCACCGGGCTGCGGATCGGCGCCGCCCCCGCGGGCGACGGCGACGGGGCGGGCGAGACGGGGATCGACCCCGCGACGGGCCAGCCGCTGCAGGCGGCCTCGGGCTCGGTCTCGTGCGCCGTCCCGACGGGCATCACGGCGTTCGCGGGCCTCGGCGCCGACCTGTCCATCACGAACGGCTCCGCCGAGGGCGCGGTCGTCGTGCCGGTGTCCGCCGTCCAGGGCTCGGTCCAGACCGGCAACGTGTGGGTCGTGCTGCCGGACGGCACGCAGGAGCAGCGCGCGGTCGGCCTGGGCCTGACCGACGGCCAGGTCGTCCAGATCACGTCCGGGCTCGTCGCGGGCGACCAGATCCTCGAGTTCATCCCGATCGGCGACGTCGCGGGCGTCGACGGGTCCGGCGCGGCCGGTGGGACCGCGATGCTGTCCGGGGCCGGCGGCTGA
- a CDS encoding PhzF family phenazine biosynthesis isomerase, which yields MDDAAVLRYAAFTDHGHGGNPAGVVLDAAGLDDAARLAVAARVGYSETAFVEPDGAVGTYRLRYFSSLAEVAFCGHATIATAVAIAQRDGVGPLTFETLAGPVPVRTEVGARGEVSATLTSVPTRTRAVGPDELSAALAALRWRPEQLDPRYPAHVANAGNDHLVLAVRDRSVLAGLDYDYLALDMLMAARGWTTAHLVWAESPTAFHARDPFPPGGVVEDPATGAAAAAFGGYLRDLGLVELPARITIWQGADMGRPSRLDVDVAAGDPRVRVTGTASALAAPDGSLLRPPR from the coding sequence ATGGACGACGCCGCGGTGCTGCGCTACGCCGCCTTCACCGACCACGGCCACGGCGGCAACCCCGCCGGCGTCGTGCTCGACGCCGCGGGCCTCGACGACGCCGCGCGGCTGGCCGTCGCCGCGCGGGTCGGGTACTCCGAGACGGCGTTCGTCGAGCCCGACGGCGCCGTCGGCACCTACCGGCTGCGGTACTTCAGCTCGCTCGCGGAGGTCGCGTTCTGCGGGCACGCGACGATCGCCACAGCCGTCGCGATCGCGCAGCGCGACGGCGTCGGCCCGCTCACGTTCGAGACGCTGGCGGGTCCCGTGCCGGTGCGGACCGAGGTCGGCGCCCGGGGCGAGGTGTCCGCGACCCTGACGAGCGTGCCCACCCGGACCCGCGCCGTCGGCCCCGACGAGCTCAGCGCGGCGCTCGCGGCGCTGCGCTGGCGCCCCGAGCAGCTCGACCCGCGGTACCCGGCCCACGTCGCGAACGCGGGCAACGACCACCTCGTGCTCGCGGTCCGGGACCGGTCCGTGCTGGCCGGCCTCGACTACGACTACCTGGCGCTCGACATGCTGATGGCCGCGCGCGGGTGGACGACGGCGCACCTGGTCTGGGCCGAGAGCCCGACGGCGTTCCACGCGCGCGACCCGTTCCCGCCCGGCGGCGTCGTCGAGGACCCGGCGACCGGCGCGGCGGCCGCGGCGTTCGGGGGCTACCTGCGCGACCTGGGGCTGGTCGAGCTGCCCGCCCGGATCACGATCTGGCAGGGCGCCGACATGGGCCGCCCGAGCCGCCTGGACGTCGACGTCGCGGCGGGCGACCCCCGCGTCCGGGTTACGGGCACGGCGTCGGCGCTGGCCGCGCCGGACGGATCGCTGCTGCGGCCGCCGAGGTAG
- the galK gene encoding galactokinase yields the protein MSAPTTPADDAVGPAWVRAWDASEGAERATAAFRARFDAEPDGVWSAPGRVNLIGEHTDYNGGLCLPINLLHRTYVAARATSETLSDAVVNLASAQEAAAGLWSARLTEVSPGTVSGWPAYAAGVAWALARAGHAVGGVDAVVDSCVPYGSGLSSSAALECAVAVALDGLFDLGLGADDAGRTQLADACIRAENEIAGAATGGMDQSSSLRAQAGHALLLDCLDGSVRHIPFDLATDGLALLVVDTRAEHQLADGQYAARRTTCDAAAAQLELGTLREIDPGTLEATLARLAPDDAGTQDIETQDVETMRRRVRHVVTEIARVRELVGLLDAGRAREIGPILDASHASLRDDYEVSCLELDLAVEAARAAGALGARMTGGGFGGSAIALVERARVDAVAAAVAAAFAAQGLTPPAFLVAAASAPAARTA from the coding sequence GTGAGCGCGCCGACGACGCCCGCCGACGACGCCGTCGGCCCGGCCTGGGTCCGCGCCTGGGATGCGAGCGAGGGCGCCGAGCGCGCCACCGCCGCGTTCCGGGCCCGGTTCGACGCGGAGCCCGACGGCGTCTGGTCCGCCCCCGGCCGCGTGAACCTCATCGGCGAGCACACCGACTACAACGGCGGGCTGTGCCTGCCGATCAACCTGCTGCATCGCACGTACGTCGCCGCGCGCGCGACCAGCGAGACGCTCAGCGACGCCGTCGTGAACCTCGCCTCGGCGCAGGAGGCGGCCGCGGGGCTGTGGAGCGCCCGACTCACGGAGGTCTCCCCCGGCACGGTCTCCGGCTGGCCCGCGTACGCCGCCGGCGTGGCGTGGGCGCTCGCGCGCGCGGGGCACGCCGTCGGCGGCGTCGACGCGGTCGTCGACTCGTGCGTGCCCTACGGCTCGGGCCTGTCGTCGTCGGCCGCGCTCGAATGCGCCGTCGCCGTCGCGCTCGACGGCCTGTTCGACCTCGGGCTCGGGGCCGACGACGCCGGGCGCACCCAGCTCGCGGACGCCTGCATCCGCGCCGAGAACGAGATCGCGGGCGCCGCGACCGGCGGCATGGACCAGTCGTCGTCGCTGCGCGCGCAGGCCGGGCACGCCCTGCTGCTCGACTGCCTCGACGGCTCCGTCCGGCACATCCCGTTCGACCTGGCGACCGACGGCCTCGCACTGCTGGTCGTGGACACTCGCGCCGAGCACCAGCTCGCGGACGGGCAGTACGCGGCGCGGCGCACGACGTGCGACGCCGCGGCGGCGCAGCTCGAGCTGGGCACGCTGCGCGAGATCGACCCCGGCACGCTCGAGGCGACGCTCGCCCGCCTGGCGCCCGACGACGCCGGCACGCAGGACATCGAGACTCAGGACGTCGAGACGATGCGGCGACGGGTGCGGCACGTGGTCACGGAGATCGCGCGCGTGCGCGAGCTCGTCGGGCTGCTCGACGCTGGCCGCGCGCGCGAGATCGGGCCGATCCTGGACGCCTCGCACGCCTCGCTGCGCGACGACTACGAGGTCAGCTGCCTCGAGCTCGACCTCGCCGTCGAGGCCGCCCGGGCCGCCGGCGCGCTCGGCGCCCGGATGACGGGCGGCGGGTTCGGCGGGTCGGCGATCGCGCTGGTCGAGCGCGCGCGCGTCGACGCGGTCGCCGCCGCCGTCGCCGCGGCGTTCGCGGCCCAGGGCCTGACCCCGCCGGCGTTCCTGGTCGCGGCCGCCTCGGCCCCGGCCGCCCGCACGGCCTGA